In Bradyrhizobium sp. WD16, the genomic stretch TCGATCTGGGGGTTCGGCTACCGCGCCGGTCTCGGCGGCTCGCAGAGCCCGGGGCTGTGGATGCTGGGTGGCGGCGAGCGCGTGCTGGAGCGCACGGCGCCGGGCGTGCTGCACAACGATCTCGCCGCCTGCAACGCCTATGACGGCGCGCTCGCGGCGGCGGCGAAGGTCTCCTGCCCCGCAACCCTGATCCTCGGCCAGCGCGACATGATGACTCCGCTGAAGTCCGGATTGCAGCTCGCCGACGCCATCACGCACGCGCGCCGCGTGGTGCTGCCGGGCGCCGGCCACATGATGATGACCGAGCGGCCGGACGACGTCCTTGCGGCGCTGACGAGCTGAAACGCGCGCTCGGGCAGCAGCCGGGCATCGGCGAGGAAAAGCATTTTTGCCGGAGCCGCCGCTCGTGAGGCCCGCGCTGCGGGTCGTCCCGAACCATGAGGCGACAACGCGGAATGTGTTCCGCAACCACGCAACGGCTCAAGCCGCTGCGCCGTCCGCGAGGTTCAGCACCACGTCGGCGAAGCGTTCGCCCTGAATGACGATGTGATCGCGCAGGATCGTCGCCGCGGCGTCGCCGTCGCCGGCGATGATGGCTTCGACCGCCGCGGCGTGTTCGGTGAGCGACTGGGCGATCCGGTTGCGCGCGCGCAACTGCATGCGGCGATACGGCGCGAGGCGGCGATGCAGCGCGAGAGCCTGCTCGGCGAGAAAGGCATTGTGGCTCGCCCGGTAGACCAGGGCGTGAAACGCCGCGTTTTCGAAGTAGTAGGTCTCCGAATCGCCGGTCTGTGCCGCCTGCTCGCAGGCGGCGTGGGCGCTGCGCAGCGCAGCCGCGTCATGGTCGGTGCAGCGGCGCGCCGCGAGCCGGCCACAGGCGGCCTCGAGCTCCGCCATGCATTCGAACATTTCCACCAGCCGTCGGGCGTCGGGGGCGCTGACGATGGCGCCGCGCCGCGGCCGGATCTCCACCAGCCCGCTCGCCGCCAGATGCAGCAGCGCCTCACGAATCGGTGTCCGTGACACCCCGAATTTGTCGGCGAGCGTTGCTTCTTCCAGCCTGGCGCCGGGCGCGAGGGCGCCGGTGACGATCTCGTCCTCGATGGCTTCGCGCAGACGGAATGGGTGCTTCATAAGCGGTTCCGGCCTCAAAACACCGATAGTGTATACATGGGAAGTCAGATAGTATGCAAAAATCGGTGCGGCGACCGGGGTCGGGCCGCGGGACGGGGATGCCATGGTCAGATCTGTGGACGCGCAAGGCTTTCTCAACGAGCTGATGCAGACGTTGACCGAGCGCGGCCGCGCCCTCCTCCGCCGGGCCCGCAGCGGCGGTCCGGACAACACCGACCTCGTCGAACTTGCCGAGATGCTGCTGTCCCGCCGGGGCGAAGCCTCGGGCGTGGTGCTGGCCCAGACCCTGCTGTCGAGCTATGCCGGCGCGCCGGTTGAGGTTCGCCTGCAGTTTCTCAAGGCGCTGGCCGAGAGATTCGGCACCGATCCGGAGGCGGTGGCCGCCGCCGTCGAGGCCTATCGCGCCTCCCCCGATGTCACCACCATCGGCGCCCTCCACGCCGCCATCGAACCGCGCCGGCAGGAGTTGTTCCGCAGGCTCAATCTCGCCGCGGGCGGGACGTTCGCGCTGGTGCGGATGCGCGAGGAATTGCTCGACCATCTCAAGGCCAATCCGGAGCTGCGCGCCGTCGACACCGACTTCGGCCATTTGTTCTCGTCGTGGTTCAACCGCGGCTTTCTCCAGATGCGGCCGATCGGCTGGACGACCCCGGCGAGCATTCTCGAGAAGATCATCCGTTACGAGGCGGTGCATCCGATCGCCGGCTGGAACGACCTCAAGAGCCGGCTCGACCCGTCCGACCGGCGCTGCTTCGGTTTCTTCCATCCCCAGCTCGACGACGAGCCGCTGATCTTCGTCGAGGTGGCGCTGACCAACGACATTCCCGGCGCGGTGGCGCCACTGCTGGCGCTGGACCGCGCGCCCATCGCCGCCAGCACCGCAACCACCGCGATCTTCTATTCGATCTCCAACACCCAGCGCGGCCTCGCCGGGGTGTCCTTCGGCCATTTCCTGATCAAGCAGGTGGTCGTGGATCTCAAGCGCGACCTGCCGAACCTGAAGACCTTCGTCACGCTGTCGCCGGCGCCGGGATTCGCCGCCTGGCTACGGCGTGAGCGCGCCGCGGAGGGCTCGGCGTTCCTGACCGCTGAAACCAAGGCGGCGCTGCGGCGGCTCGACGAACCGGCCTGGTTCGAGGACGCCGCGACGCGCGCCGAACTGGAAGAGGCGCTGATGCCGATCGCGGCGCACTATTTCCTTCACGCCAAGAACGAGAATGGCCGCCCGGTCGATCCGGTGGCGCGTTTCCATCTCGGCAACGGCGCGCGGCTCGAACGCATGAACTTTCTCGGCGATCTGTCCGAGCGCGGCCTGCGCCAGGCCCATGGCCTGATGGTCAACTATCTCTACGATCTCTCGGCCATCGAGAAGAACCACGAGGCCTATGCCGAAGCGGGCGATATCGCCGCGTCCGCGTCGGTAAGGCGCATTGCCAAAGACCTCGTCACCCGCGACCTTGTGCCATCCCACTGACGAAGGAGCCGACAGCCGTGCCCGAAGCGGCGCCGTGACTTCAACCGGCGACAGGCTGCCCTGCCGGCCGCAAATGCTGTAACAAACCTCAAGAAACCGCCTCATGGGAGAGACAATAAATGCTGACCCGTCGTCACGTCCTCGCCTCGGCCCTTGCCGCGCCGGCGATCCTGCGCTTCGGCCCTGCCCAGGCCGCCACCACCCTGAAGATCTCGCACCAGTTTCCCGGCGGGACCATCGACAAGGGCGATTTCCGCGACCGCCTGACCCGCAAATTCGCCGCCGAACTGGGGCGACGCTCCGGTGGCGAGATCGCGGCCGAGGTCTATCCCAATTCATCGCTGATCAAGGTCAACGCGCAGTTCTCGGCGATGCGCAAGGGCGCGCTCGACATGAGCCTGTTGCCGCTGCCCTATGCCGGCGGCGAAGTGCCCGAGACCAATATCGGCCTGATGCCCGGACTGGTCTCGACCTACGACCAGGGTCTGGCGTGGAAGACCAAGCCGGTCGGCAAGGCGCTGAGCGATTTCCTTGCCGACAAGGGCATCATGATCATCACCTGGATCTGGCAGGCCGGCGGCGTCGCCAGCCGTTCGCGCCCGCTGATCGCTCCCGAGGACGCCAAGGGCATGAAGGTGCGCGGCGGCTCGCGCGAAATGGACATGGTGCTCCAGAGCGCCGGCGCGGCGGTGCTGTCGCTGCCCTCCAATGAAATCTACACGGCGATGCAGACCGGCGCCTGCGACGCCGGCATCACCTCGTCGACCAGCCTGATTTCCTTCCGTCTCGAGGAGGTCTCCAAGCATCTCACCACCGGCCGCGGCCAGTCGTACTGGTACATGCTCGAGCCGCTCCTGATGTCGAAGTCGGTCTTCGAGGGCCTGCCCAAGGCGCAGCAGGACTTGATCCTGGCGGTCGGCGCCGAGATGGAAGCGTTCGGCCGCATCGGCGCCGAGGACGACGACAACACCGTGGCGCAGGTGTACGAAAAGGCGGGCGCCAAGGTCTATGATCTCGATGCCGCGACGGTCGGCAAATGGCGGGACATCGCCCGCGACACGGCCTGGAAGGACTACGCGGCCAAGACCCCGACCACGGCGAAACTGCTCAAGCTCGCCACCGATGGCGCCGCATGACGCACGCCTTGGATGACCATGACGCGCCCGGCGTGGGCCGTGCTGCCCGCGCCTGGCCGCCGGCGAGAACCGGGCTTCTCGCGACGCTCGAGCGCTGGGCCGCCGTCTGCAATCAGATCATCGTCGTTCTCGCCTCGGTGGCGCTGATCTCGGCCTGCCTGATCCTGAGCTACAGCGTGTTGACGCGCAGCCTGTTCCGCACCCCGACCTACTGGCAGGACGAGGCGGCGGTGTTCCTGCTGGTCGGCGCCACCTTCATGACCGCTGCCTATGTGCAGTCGCTCCGCGGACATATCGGCATCGAGGCCATCATCGGTCTGCTGCCGCCACGGATCAATTTCATCCGGCAGCTGCTGGTCGACATCGCCAGCCTTGTCTTCTGTACCTTCTTCGCCTGGAAATCCTGGACCCTGACCCACGAGGCCTATATGGACGGCCAGGTGTCGAACTCGATGTGGAGCCCGCCGCTCGCCATTCCCTACGCCATGATGGCTGTGGGCATGACGCTGCTGTGCGGCCAGATGGCGCTGCAGATCTGCGGTGCGTTGCTGCGGAAATCCTTCAAATGACCGTGCTTGGTATCGGCCTCGCCTATGGCGGGGCGACGCTCGCCGCGATGTTCTCCGGCATGCCGATCGCATTTGCGCTCGGCGCCGTCGCCCTCGCCTTCATGGCGATCTACATGCCCGCCGCATCGCTCGATACGGTGACGCAGAACGTCTATGAGGAGATCGCCTCGATCACCCTGCTGTCCATTCCACTGTTCATCCTCAAGGGCGCGGCGATCGGCAAGTCGCGCGCCGGCCAGGACCTCTACTCGGCGCTGCATGCCTGGCTGCATCGCGTTCCCGGCGGCCTCGGCGTTGCCAACGTCTTCGCCTGCGCGCTGTTCGCGGCCATGGCCGGCTCCTCGCCGGCGACCTGTTCGGCGATCGGCTCCGCCGGCATTCCCGAGATGCGCAAGCGCGGTTACAGCGGCGGCTTCGCCGCCGGGATCATCGCGGCCGGCGGCACCCTCGGCATTCTGCTGCCGCCCTCGATCACCATGATCCTGTTCGCGGTCGCGGCCGAGAAATCGCTGGGCCGGCTGTTCCTCGCCGGCATCGGTCCCGGTCTGCTGCTGGTGACGCTGTTCGGCGGCTATGCGGTGCTGCGCTTCCGCAAGGAATACGCCAGCGCCGCCGCGCTCTATGCCCGGACGGGGGAGACCTCGCCGATCCTCGCCCATGAGAAATACACCATGGCGCAACGCTTCAGCGTGCTGCCGCGGGTCATTCCATTCGTGACACTGCTGACCGGCGTCATGATCGCGCTTTACGGCGGCTACGCCACGCCTTCGGAAACCGCCGGCCTTGGCGGGCTGCTGGCGCTGGTGCTGATCGCATTGATCTACAGCGTGTGGAAGCCGAGCGACCTCGCGCCGATCCTCTCCTCGACGATCAGGGAATCCACCATGCTGATGATGATCATCGGCATGTCCCTGCTGTATTCCTACGTCATGAGCTACCTGCACATTTCGCAGTCGGCCGCGCAGGCGATCGTCGACATGCAACTGCCGAAATGGGGGCTGCTCGCCGCCATTCTCGTCATGGTGGTGGTGCTCGGATTCTTCCTGCCGCCGGTGTCGATCATCCTGATGACCGCGCCGATCATTCTGCCGCCGCTGCGCGCTGCCGGTTTCGACATCATCTGGTTCGGCATCGTCGTCACCATCGTGATGGAAATGGGGCTGATCCATCCGCCGGTCGGGCTCAACATCTTCGTCATCCGCAATGTCGCGCCCGACATTCCGCTCGGCGAAGTGATCTGGGGCACCCTGCCCTTCGTGCTGCTGATGGCCGGCGCCGTGGTGCTGCTGTGCTTCGTGCCGCAGATCTCGACCTTGCTGCCGGATCTCGTCATGGGCCCCGAGAGCCTGCGCTGACGCGCCAGGCCGCGCCGCGCCGAACGGCGGGCGCGATCGCAAATCGACGGCTCAGCTGCACGAGGGGCTCTAGTGTCCTGTCTCCGAATTACCGCCCCATTTGCCTCACGCTCGCACGGTCATTCGGAGGCATAAAGGACACTAGCAAAATCAAAGCGCTAGTGTGGCTTATGTCTCGCAATTGCGAGACGCCACACTGGCGTTGAGCGCGGTGGCGACGCGGCTCGGCGGCGGCCGACCGATCAGGCGGCTGATCGCATTGGTCGCATCGAGCAGCTTGGGCAGGTCGATGCCGGTGCTGACGCCCATGCCGTCGAGCATGTAGACGACGTCCTCGGTCGCGACATTGCCGGTCGCGCCCGGCGCATAGGGGCAGCCGCCGAGGCCGCCGGCGGCGCTGTCGATGACGCGGACGCCTTCCTCCAGCCCGGCGTAGAGATTGGCGAGGGCCTGGCCGTAGGTGTCGTGGAAGTGCATGGCGATCTCGCCAAGCGGCACCTCGCCCGCAACTGTACGCAGCAGCCGCCGCGCTCTTGCCGCCGTGCCGACGCCGATGGTGTCGCCGAGCGAAATCTCATAGCAGCCGAGGTCGCGGAGCGTCCTTGCAACCGCGGCGACAGCCGCCGGCTTGACTTCGCCGTCGAACGGGCAGCCGAGAACGCAGGAGACGTAGCCGCGCACCCTGACGCCGTCGGCGCGGGCGCGCGCCAGCACCGGGCGGAAGCGATCGATGGATTCGGCGATGGAGCAGTTGATGTTGGCGCGCGAAAACCCCTCGGAGGCGGAGGCGAAAACCGCGATCAGGGTGGCGCCGGCCGCCCGCGCCGCCTCGTACCCCTTCTCGTTGGGCACCAGCACCGGAAAGTCGATTCCGGAATGATGGCTGACCGCGCGCAGCACGGCATCCGAACCGGCCATCTGCGGCACAGCTTTGGGCGAGACGAAGCTGCCGACCTCGATGGTCTTGCAGCCGGCGCTCACCAGGGACTCGACGAAGGCGATGCGGCCCTCGACCGGGACCGCCGCCTTTTCGTTCTGCAGCCCGTCCCGCGGGCCGACTTCGACGATGCGGACCTCGTCCACCATGGCGTCTTCAGGCCTCCGTCGGTTCGATGTCGGCGAGTTCGGCCCCTTCCTGGACGATGTCGCCGACCTTGCATTTGAGCGCCCTGACGACGCCGTCGAACGGCGCCCGCAAGGTCTGTTCCATCTTCATCACCTCGAGGGTGAGGATCGCCGCGCCCTTCTCGATCGCCGCCCCCTCCTCGGTCAGCAGGGCCACCACCGTGCCGGGCAGCGGCGCCACGATCCGGTCCTCGCCGGCATGGTCCTCGTCCTCGACGCCGAACGGATCGACGAGATGCAGGTCGAAGCGGCCATTGCGGCTGCGCACGTAGATCTCATGGCCCTCGACCACCGCCACCACCTGGGTGCGGGCGCCGGAAAGATCAAGGCGGATCTCGGCGTCAGGCCCTGCCGTCCAGGCGAAGACGATCTCGCGGCCGTCGAAGGTCAGGGTCGACGGGCCGCGGCCGTAACGCAGGGTCAGGCGGTGTTCGGTCGCGTCCTGCCGCAGAACGAACAGGCGCTGGCGCCGGCCCACCGGCATCCAGCCGGCCGTGCGCCAGGGCGATGACGCGTCGGCCTCGGCGCTGCGGGCCTCGTCGCGCAGCACGGCGGCAACGGCGGCGCCGAGCTCCAGCGGCGATACCGGCGGCGATGCAGGCGTCAGCGCGGCGAGTTCACGCTCGATGAAGCCGGTATCGATGGTGTTGGCGCGGACGGCCGGATGGGTCACCAGCGCCGACAGGAACGGAAT encodes the following:
- a CDS encoding GntR family transcriptional regulator, giving the protein MKHPFRLREAIEDEIVTGALAPGARLEEATLADKFGVSRTPIREALLHLAASGLVEIRPRRGAIVSAPDARRLVEMFECMAELEAACGRLAARRCTDHDAAALRSAHAACEQAAQTGDSETYYFENAAFHALVYRASHNAFLAEQALALHRRLAPYRRMQLRARNRIAQSLTEHAAAVEAIIAGDGDAAATILRDHIVIQGERFADVVLNLADGAAA
- a CDS encoding malonyl-CoA decarboxylase, with protein sequence MVRSVDAQGFLNELMQTLTERGRALLRRARSGGPDNTDLVELAEMLLSRRGEASGVVLAQTLLSSYAGAPVEVRLQFLKALAERFGTDPEAVAAAVEAYRASPDVTTIGALHAAIEPRRQELFRRLNLAAGGTFALVRMREELLDHLKANPELRAVDTDFGHLFSSWFNRGFLQMRPIGWTTPASILEKIIRYEAVHPIAGWNDLKSRLDPSDRRCFGFFHPQLDDEPLIFVEVALTNDIPGAVAPLLALDRAPIAASTATTAIFYSISNTQRGLAGVSFGHFLIKQVVVDLKRDLPNLKTFVTLSPAPGFAAWLRRERAAEGSAFLTAETKAALRRLDEPAWFEDAATRAELEEALMPIAAHYFLHAKNENGRPVDPVARFHLGNGARLERMNFLGDLSERGLRQAHGLMVNYLYDLSAIEKNHEAYAEAGDIAASASVRRIAKDLVTRDLVPSH
- the dctP gene encoding TRAP transporter substrate-binding protein DctP: MLTRRHVLASALAAPAILRFGPAQAATTLKISHQFPGGTIDKGDFRDRLTRKFAAELGRRSGGEIAAEVYPNSSLIKVNAQFSAMRKGALDMSLLPLPYAGGEVPETNIGLMPGLVSTYDQGLAWKTKPVGKALSDFLADKGIMIITWIWQAGGVASRSRPLIAPEDAKGMKVRGGSREMDMVLQSAGAAVLSLPSNEIYTAMQTGACDAGITSSTSLISFRLEEVSKHLTTGRGQSYWYMLEPLLMSKSVFEGLPKAQQDLILAVGAEMEAFGRIGAEDDDNTVAQVYEKAGAKVYDLDAATVGKWRDIARDTAWKDYAAKTPTTAKLLKLATDGAA
- a CDS encoding TRAP transporter small permease, translating into MTHALDDHDAPGVGRAARAWPPARTGLLATLERWAAVCNQIIVVLASVALISACLILSYSVLTRSLFRTPTYWQDEAAVFLLVGATFMTAAYVQSLRGHIGIEAIIGLLPPRINFIRQLLVDIASLVFCTFFAWKSWTLTHEAYMDGQVSNSMWSPPLAIPYAMMAVGMTLLCGQMALQICGALLRKSFK
- a CDS encoding TRAP transporter large permease, whose product is MTVLGIGLAYGGATLAAMFSGMPIAFALGAVALAFMAIYMPAASLDTVTQNVYEEIASITLLSIPLFILKGAAIGKSRAGQDLYSALHAWLHRVPGGLGVANVFACALFAAMAGSSPATCSAIGSAGIPEMRKRGYSGGFAAGIIAAGGTLGILLPPSITMILFAVAAEKSLGRLFLAGIGPGLLLVTLFGGYAVLRFRKEYASAAALYARTGETSPILAHEKYTMAQRFSVLPRVIPFVTLLTGVMIALYGGYATPSETAGLGGLLALVLIALIYSVWKPSDLAPILSSTIRESTMLMMIIGMSLLYSYVMSYLHISQSAAQAIVDMQLPKWGLLAAILVMVVVLGFFLPPVSIILMTAPIILPPLRAAGFDIIWFGIVVTIVMEMGLIHPPVGLNIFVIRNVAPDIPLGEVIWGTLPFVLLMAGAVVLLCFVPQISTLLPDLVMGPESLR
- a CDS encoding hydroxymethylglutaryl-CoA lyase, with the translated sequence MVDEVRIVEVGPRDGLQNEKAAVPVEGRIAFVESLVSAGCKTIEVGSFVSPKAVPQMAGSDAVLRAVSHHSGIDFPVLVPNEKGYEAARAAGATLIAVFASASEGFSRANINCSIAESIDRFRPVLARARADGVRVRGYVSCVLGCPFDGEVKPAAVAAVARTLRDLGCYEISLGDTIGVGTAARARRLLRTVAGEVPLGEIAMHFHDTYGQALANLYAGLEEGVRVIDSAAGGLGGCPYAPGATGNVATEDVVYMLDGMGVSTGIDLPKLLDATNAISRLIGRPPPSRVATALNASVASRNCET